The following proteins come from a genomic window of Vicinamibacterales bacterium:
- a CDS encoding serine hydrolase domain-containing protein — protein MNSARLRVFGLPLAVVAATVAVTVGSSRAEEQSIASRLETIRAAANVPAVGGAVFRSAGAPELAVVGVRRIGNPVTVTAGDLWHIGSLTKSFTSALVATFVERGQLSWTATLGDLLGAERARKFAPVTLTQLLSHRAGLPANVPPLITAVFAQSSMPVTEQRQHLLDAMMSSEPASAPGETFRYSNVGYIVAGAMLEARTGRSWEDMLRSEVLAPLSLTSAGFGPPGVSDVVSQPRGHRNQPGTGLVSVEPGPAADNPPFLGPAGTLHMSIADLARWGQAHLRGERGQDGFLRAATFRHLHQPPRPEADYALGWVVRTDGARRILWHNGSNTMWYAVVVFEADADRGVVLATNGGIGAARAIDAAAMQLLAESAGAFR, from the coding sequence ATGAACAGTGCGAGGCTTCGAGTGTTCGGGCTTCCGTTGGCGGTCGTGGCGGCGACCGTGGCCGTGACGGTCGGTTCGTCCCGTGCCGAGGAACAATCGATCGCGTCACGCCTCGAGACGATCCGGGCGGCGGCGAACGTTCCTGCGGTGGGCGGTGCGGTGTTCCGTTCGGCCGGGGCGCCCGAGTTGGCGGTAGTGGGCGTACGTCGCATTGGGAATCCGGTAACCGTCACCGCCGGGGACCTGTGGCACATCGGCTCGCTCACCAAGTCGTTCACATCCGCGCTCGTCGCGACGTTCGTGGAGCGGGGTCAGCTCTCGTGGACCGCAACACTCGGCGACCTGCTGGGCGCAGAACGGGCCCGCAAGTTCGCTCCGGTCACGCTGACACAGCTTCTGAGCCACCGTGCGGGGCTGCCAGCCAACGTGCCGCCGCTCATCACGGCGGTCTTCGCTCAGTCCTCCATGCCCGTGACCGAGCAACGCCAACACCTGCTCGACGCGATGATGAGCAGCGAACCAGCGTCTGCGCCGGGCGAGACCTTCAGGTATTCGAACGTCGGCTACATCGTGGCGGGCGCAATGCTCGAGGCGCGGACCGGGCGATCCTGGGAGGACATGCTTCGGAGCGAGGTGCTCGCGCCGCTGTCGCTCACCAGCGCGGGATTCGGTCCGCCGGGCGTGTCGGACGTCGTGTCGCAGCCGCGCGGCCATCGCAACCAGCCGGGCACCGGCCTCGTATCGGTCGAGCCAGGGCCGGCCGCCGACAACCCGCCGTTCCTCGGCCCGGCCGGCACGCTGCACATGAGCATCGCGGACCTCGCGCGCTGGGGGCAGGCCCACCTCAGGGGCGAACGTGGCCAGGACGGGTTTCTCCGCGCTGCGACGTTCCGCCACCTGCACCAGCCGCCGCGACCGGAGGCCGACTACGCACTGGGCTGGGTCGTGCGCACCGACGGCGCACGGCGCATCCTCTGGCACAACGGGTCGAACACGATGTGGTACGCGGTCGTCGTCTTCGAAGCGGACGCGGATCGCGGCGTCGTGCTCGCGACCAACGGGGGAATCGGCGCGGCGCGGGCGATCGACGCCGCGGCCATGCAGTTGCTGGCGGAGTCAGCTGGCGCGTTCCGGTGA